Within Microbacterium oryzae, the genomic segment CCGCGATCGGCACGCCGTCCACGACGACGCGCAGCGCGGCGTCCTGCTCGAGCTCGCTGAACGAGCAGACGCGGGACGCGGTCACGCCGCGGCTCCCTCGGCGAGCTCCTGCTCGATCAGCGCGACGAGCTCGTCCTGGAGCCCGGGCACGTCGATCTTCTGCGCGATCTCGTTGAGGAACCCGAGCACGACCAGGCGACGCGCCTCGGCCTCGCCGATGCCGCGCGCCTGCAGGTAGAACAGCTGCTCGTCGTCGAAGCGCCCGGTCGCCGACGCGTGGCCGGCGCCCTTGATGTCGCCGGTCTGGATCTCGAGGTTCGGGATCGAGTCCGCGCGTGCGCCGTTCGTGAGGAGGAGGTTGCGGTTCGCCTCGTACGAGTCGGTGCCGGTGGCGTCGGCGCCGATGAGCACGTCGCCGATCCACACCGAGCGGGCGGTGATCCCCTGCAGCGCGCCCTTGTACAGGACGTCGCCGACGGTCTCGGGACCCTTGTGGAAGAGGTACACCTGGCTCTCGAGGTGCTGGCCGTCGTCGGCGAAGGCGAGTCCGTAGACCTCGCCGTTCGCGCCGGCGCCGGCGAGCTCGACGTTCGGGTTGACCCGCACGACGCCGCCGCCGAAGCTCACCACGACGTGACGGAGTGTCGCGTCGCGGTCGACGCGCGCCTGGTGCGCCGACGCGTGGACGGCGGTGTCATCCCACTGCTGGATGGTCACCACGGTCAGCTGCGCGCCGTCGCGGACGAGGATCTCGACGTTCTGCGCGTACTGGGCGGAGCCCGTGTGCCGCAGCACGACGGTCGCCTTCGCGTGCTCGAGCGCCTCGATGACGATGTGCGCGTCGGCGCGACGCTCGGCGCCCTGGCCGTCGATGTTCACGAGGATCGGGTCGGCGACCTCCTCCTCGCGCGGCACGCGGATGTGGAGCGCCTCGCGGGCCCCCTGCCACGCCACCGCGGCCGGCAGATCCTCGGGGACGAAGAACTCGCCCCGGGGCGCTGCGTCGATCGCGAGCGGCGCGGCGATGTACTGCTCGCCCGCGGCGACCGTCACGGTGACGCCGTCATTCGCCTCGGCGACCGCGAACAGCGGCGCGACGCGGTCGATGGGCGTGTGCTTCCAGTTGACCTCGCGGCCACTGGGGGTGCCGAACTCCGCCGGGTCGTACGAGCGCAGGCGCTCCGAGCGGGTCTGCACCGGCACCACGGCGTCGTCGCGGAGCGCGGCGGCCGGGTCCAGGTGAGCGTGCGAATCCTGCGCCGTCGTCTCCGGCGCCTTGGTCGAGGTCGTCATCTAGCCGACCGATCCTTCCATGCCCATCTCGATGAGCTTGTTGAGCTCCAGCGCGTACTCCATCGGCAGCTCCCGCGCGATGGGCTCGATGAACCCGCGCACGATCATGGCCATCGCCTCGTCCTCGGGCATGCCGCGGCTCATGAGGTAGAAGAGCTGCTCCTCGCTGACCTTCGACACCGTCGCCTCGTGACCCAGCTGGACGTCGTCCACCCGGATGTCGATGGCGGGGTACGTGTCGCTGCGGGAGATCGTGTCGACCAGCAGCGCGTCGCAGCGGACGGTGTTCGCCGAGTGGTGCGCGTTGGCGTCGACGCGGACCTCACCGCGGTAGCCGGCGCGCCCGCCGCCGCGGGCGATCGACTTCGAGACGATCGACGACTGCGTGTACGGCGCCATGTGGATCATCTTCGCGCCGGCGTCCTGGTGCTGACCCGGACCGGCGAAGGCGACCGAGAGCGTCTCGCCCTTGGCGTGCTCGCCCATGAGGTAGATCGACGGGTACTTCATCGTCACCTTGGAGCCGATGTTGCCGTCGACCCACTCCATCGTCGCGCCCTCGTGCGCGATCGCGCGCTTGGTGACGAGGTTGTAGACGTTGTTCGA encodes:
- the sufD gene encoding Fe-S cluster assembly protein SufD, with the protein product MTTSTKAPETTAQDSHAHLDPAAALRDDAVVPVQTRSERLRSYDPAEFGTPSGREVNWKHTPIDRVAPLFAVAEANDGVTVTVAAGEQYIAAPLAIDAAPRGEFFVPEDLPAAVAWQGAREALHIRVPREEEVADPILVNIDGQGAERRADAHIVIEALEHAKATVVLRHTGSAQYAQNVEILVRDGAQLTVVTIQQWDDTAVHASAHQARVDRDATLRHVVVSFGGGVVRVNPNVELAGAGANGEVYGLAFADDGQHLESQVYLFHKGPETVGDVLYKGALQGITARSVWIGDVLIGADATGTDSYEANRNLLLTNGARADSIPNLEIQTGDIKGAGHASATGRFDDEQLFYLQARGIGEAEARRLVVLGFLNEIAQKIDVPGLQDELVALIEQELAEGAAA